In Eucalyptus grandis isolate ANBG69807.140 chromosome 4, ASM1654582v1, whole genome shotgun sequence, the following proteins share a genomic window:
- the LOC104440754 gene encoding CSC1-like protein ERD4 isoform X1 yields MDFSAFLTSMITSFVIFVVLLVLFPWLSRRPGNKVVYYPNRLLRGVDPFEGGNRTSRNPFAWIREALSSTEQDVVAVSGVDTAVYFVFLSTVLGILVLSGIVLLPILLPVAVTDKTPIASSDTTSNGTFSDLDKLSMGNVAEKSSRLWVFLIATYWVSIVAYYLLWKAYKHVLALRAAALVLPEVRAEHFAVLVRDIPPAPEGQIMKEQVDSYFKSIYPDAFYRSMIVTNNKEVNKIYKELEGYKKKLVRAEKIYGESKTTGKPEGVRPTNKTGFLGLIGEKVDSIEYYSEKISELTPKLEAEQIATLRDKQQAAALVFFTNRVTAASAAQSLHATMPDKWIVMDAPEPRQIIWTNLAIKFFQRQIRQYVIYIIVALTIFFYMIPITFVSAFTTLENLKKYLPFLKSIVDIATIRTLLEAYLPQIVLLVFLALLPKLLLFLSKLEGIPSQSHIERAASGKYFYFTSLNVFIGVTVGGTLFATFKKIEKDPNSLLTILAASLPDNATFFLTFVALRSFIGYGLELSRIVPLIIFHLKRKHLCKTEAEVKEAWYPGDQGYATRVPGDMLIITITLCYSVIAPLIIPFGVVYFGLGWLILRNQALKVYVPSYESYGRMWPHIHLRILASLVLYQLTMLAYFGTKKFYYAPLLLPLVISSLIFAYVCNKKFYRSFCCPALEVASHELKETLDMERIFRAYVPPSLCSEKVEDDRIEDALSRV; encoded by the exons ATGGATTTCAGCGCGTTCCTGACGTCGATGATCACGTCCTTCGTGATCTTCGTCGTCCTCTTGGTCCTCTTCCCGTGGCTCTCCCGCCGGCCCGGGAACAAGGTGGTGTACTATCCCAACCGCCTCCTCAGGGGCGTCGACCCCTTCGAGGGCGGCAACCGCACCTCCCGCAACCCCTTCGCCTGGATCCGCGAGGCCCTCTCCTCCACCGAGCAGGACGTCGTCGCCGTGTCCGGCGTCGACACCGCCGTCTACTTCGTCTTCCTCAGCACCG TGTTGGGAATATTAGTTTTATCCGGCATTGTGCTCCTACCGATTCTTCTACCTGTTGCTGTCACTGACAAAACTCCAATCGCATCATCAGACACAACCAGCAATGGGACATTCAGTGATCTTGACAAGTTGTCAATGGGAAATGTGGCA GAGAAAAGTTCGAGGTTGTGGGTATTCCTGATAGCTACTTACTGGGTCTCAATTGTTGCATACTACCTGTTGTGGAAGGCATACAAACACGTTTTAGCTTTGAGAGCAGCTGCTTTAGTACTTCCCGAAGTGAGAGCAGAGCACTTTGCTGTCCTTGTGAGAGACATACCTCCTGCCCCAGAAGGTCAAATTATGAAGGAACAAGTTGATTCATATTTCAAGTCTATTTATCCCGATGCATTTTACAGGTCGATGATAGTGACTAATAATAAAGAG GTTAACAAAATCTACAAAGAGTTGGAAGGGTACAAGAAAAAGCTTGTACGTGCTGAAAAAATTTATGGAGAATCAAAGACAACCGGCAAACCGGAAGGAGTAAGACCCACAAACAAAACCGGCTTCCTAGGTCTTATTGGGGAAAAGGTGGACAGTATAGAATACTACAGTGAGAAGATCAGTGAACTGACTCCAAAGCTTGAAGCTGAGCAGATAGCCACCTTGAGAGATAAGCAGCAAGCAGCGGCTCTGGTCTTCTTTACTAACAGGGTGACCGCAGCCTCTGCAGCACAGAGCCTGCATGCCACAATGCCTGACAAATGGATTGTGATGGATGCACCTGAACCTCGTCAAATCATATGGACTAATCTTGCGATTAAGTTTTTTCAGCGACAGATACGGCAGTACGTCATCTACATTATAGTGGCTCTGACCATTTTCTTCTACATGATTCCGATCACGTTTGTTTCTGCCTTTACGACTCTGGAAAATCTGAAGAAATATCTCCCGTTTTTGAAGTCGATTGTGGATATTGCAACGATCAGAACTTTGTTGGAAGCTTATCTCCCTCAGATTGTGCTCCTCGTGTTTCTGGCTTTGTTGCCCAAGTTGCTGTTGTTTCTGTCCAAGCTAGAGGGGATTCCTTCCCAGAGCCATATAGAACGTGCTGCCTCTGGAAAATACTTCTACTTCACAAGTTTGAATGTGTTTATTGGCGTTACTGTGGGTGGAACCTTGTTTGCTACATTCaagaagattgagaaagatcccAACTCTCTCCTCACAATACTGGCGGCCAGTCTACCTGATAATgcaacatttttcctcacttttgttgctttgag GTCCTTCATTGGCTATGGTCTCGAGCTTTCTCGGATCGTTCCTCTGATTATTTTTCACTTGAAGAGGAAACACCTTTGCAAGACTGAAGCTGAAGTCAAAGAAGCATGGTATCCTGGAGATCAAGGATACGCGACCAGAGTTCCTGGAGACATGCTGATCATCACGATTACCCTCTGCTATTCTGTCATTGCTCCTCTGATCATCCCATTTGGTGTTGTATACTTCGGCTTAGGATGGCTTATTCTTCGAAATCAG GCACTTAAGGTTTATGTTCCATCCTATGAGAGTTACGGAAGAATGTGGCCGCACATCCATTTGCGAATCCTAGCTTCTCTTGTCCTTTACCAGCTCACTATGCTTGCCTACTTTGGGACAAAGAAATTCTACTATGCGCCTCTCCTGCTACCGCTGGTCATCTCGAGCCTTATCTTTGCCTACGTGTGTAACAAGAAGTTCTATCGCTCCTTCTGCTGCCCAGCGCTGGAAGTTGCCTCGCACGAGCTGAAGGAGACGCTAGACATGGAGCGCATCTTCCGAGCTTACGTCCCTCCCAGCTTGTGCTCGGAGAAGGTGGAAGATGACCGCATCGAGGATGCTCTGTCTCGTGTTTGA
- the LOC104440754 gene encoding CSC1-like protein ERD4 isoform X2, producing the protein MDFSAFLTSMITSFVIFVVLLVLFPWLSRRPGNKVVYYPNRLLRGVDPFAWIREALSSTEQDVVAVSGVDTAVYFVFLSTVLGILVLSGIVLLPILLPVAVTDKTPIASSDTTSNGTFSDLDKLSMGNVAEKSSRLWVFLIATYWVSIVAYYLLWKAYKHVLALRAAALVLPEVRAEHFAVLVRDIPPAPEGQIMKEQVDSYFKSIYPDAFYRSMIVTNNKEVNKIYKELEGYKKKLVRAEKIYGESKTTGKPEGVRPTNKTGFLGLIGEKVDSIEYYSEKISELTPKLEAEQIATLRDKQQAAALVFFTNRVTAASAAQSLHATMPDKWIVMDAPEPRQIIWTNLAIKFFQRQIRQYVIYIIVALTIFFYMIPITFVSAFTTLENLKKYLPFLKSIVDIATIRTLLEAYLPQIVLLVFLALLPKLLLFLSKLEGIPSQSHIERAASGKYFYFTSLNVFIGVTVGGTLFATFKKIEKDPNSLLTILAASLPDNATFFLTFVALRSFIGYGLELSRIVPLIIFHLKRKHLCKTEAEVKEAWYPGDQGYATRVPGDMLIITITLCYSVIAPLIIPFGVVYFGLGWLILRNQALKVYVPSYESYGRMWPHIHLRILASLVLYQLTMLAYFGTKKFYYAPLLLPLVISSLIFAYVCNKKFYRSFCCPALEVASHELKETLDMERIFRAYVPPSLCSEKVEDDRIEDALSRV; encoded by the exons ATGGATTTCAGCGCGTTCCTGACGTCGATGATCACGTCCTTCGTGATCTTCGTCGTCCTCTTGGTCCTCTTCCCGTGGCTCTCCCGCCGGCCCGGGAACAAGGTGGTGTACTATCCCAACCGCCTCCTCAGGGGCGTCG ACCCCTTCGCCTGGATCCGCGAGGCCCTCTCCTCCACCGAGCAGGACGTCGTCGCCGTGTCCGGCGTCGACACCGCCGTCTACTTCGTCTTCCTCAGCACCG TGTTGGGAATATTAGTTTTATCCGGCATTGTGCTCCTACCGATTCTTCTACCTGTTGCTGTCACTGACAAAACTCCAATCGCATCATCAGACACAACCAGCAATGGGACATTCAGTGATCTTGACAAGTTGTCAATGGGAAATGTGGCA GAGAAAAGTTCGAGGTTGTGGGTATTCCTGATAGCTACTTACTGGGTCTCAATTGTTGCATACTACCTGTTGTGGAAGGCATACAAACACGTTTTAGCTTTGAGAGCAGCTGCTTTAGTACTTCCCGAAGTGAGAGCAGAGCACTTTGCTGTCCTTGTGAGAGACATACCTCCTGCCCCAGAAGGTCAAATTATGAAGGAACAAGTTGATTCATATTTCAAGTCTATTTATCCCGATGCATTTTACAGGTCGATGATAGTGACTAATAATAAAGAG GTTAACAAAATCTACAAAGAGTTGGAAGGGTACAAGAAAAAGCTTGTACGTGCTGAAAAAATTTATGGAGAATCAAAGACAACCGGCAAACCGGAAGGAGTAAGACCCACAAACAAAACCGGCTTCCTAGGTCTTATTGGGGAAAAGGTGGACAGTATAGAATACTACAGTGAGAAGATCAGTGAACTGACTCCAAAGCTTGAAGCTGAGCAGATAGCCACCTTGAGAGATAAGCAGCAAGCAGCGGCTCTGGTCTTCTTTACTAACAGGGTGACCGCAGCCTCTGCAGCACAGAGCCTGCATGCCACAATGCCTGACAAATGGATTGTGATGGATGCACCTGAACCTCGTCAAATCATATGGACTAATCTTGCGATTAAGTTTTTTCAGCGACAGATACGGCAGTACGTCATCTACATTATAGTGGCTCTGACCATTTTCTTCTACATGATTCCGATCACGTTTGTTTCTGCCTTTACGACTCTGGAAAATCTGAAGAAATATCTCCCGTTTTTGAAGTCGATTGTGGATATTGCAACGATCAGAACTTTGTTGGAAGCTTATCTCCCTCAGATTGTGCTCCTCGTGTTTCTGGCTTTGTTGCCCAAGTTGCTGTTGTTTCTGTCCAAGCTAGAGGGGATTCCTTCCCAGAGCCATATAGAACGTGCTGCCTCTGGAAAATACTTCTACTTCACAAGTTTGAATGTGTTTATTGGCGTTACTGTGGGTGGAACCTTGTTTGCTACATTCaagaagattgagaaagatcccAACTCTCTCCTCACAATACTGGCGGCCAGTCTACCTGATAATgcaacatttttcctcacttttgttgctttgag GTCCTTCATTGGCTATGGTCTCGAGCTTTCTCGGATCGTTCCTCTGATTATTTTTCACTTGAAGAGGAAACACCTTTGCAAGACTGAAGCTGAAGTCAAAGAAGCATGGTATCCTGGAGATCAAGGATACGCGACCAGAGTTCCTGGAGACATGCTGATCATCACGATTACCCTCTGCTATTCTGTCATTGCTCCTCTGATCATCCCATTTGGTGTTGTATACTTCGGCTTAGGATGGCTTATTCTTCGAAATCAG GCACTTAAGGTTTATGTTCCATCCTATGAGAGTTACGGAAGAATGTGGCCGCACATCCATTTGCGAATCCTAGCTTCTCTTGTCCTTTACCAGCTCACTATGCTTGCCTACTTTGGGACAAAGAAATTCTACTATGCGCCTCTCCTGCTACCGCTGGTCATCTCGAGCCTTATCTTTGCCTACGTGTGTAACAAGAAGTTCTATCGCTCCTTCTGCTGCCCAGCGCTGGAAGTTGCCTCGCACGAGCTGAAGGAGACGCTAGACATGGAGCGCATCTTCCGAGCTTACGTCCCTCCCAGCTTGTGCTCGGAGAAGGTGGAAGATGACCGCATCGAGGATGCTCTGTCTCGTGTTTGA
- the LOC104440756 gene encoding CSC1-like protein ERD4 has product MDFSSFLTSLTTSFVIFVVLMVLFAWLSSKPGNKVVYYPNRLLKGMDPFEGGNYASRNPFSWIREALSSSEQDVIAVSGVDTAVYFVFLSTVLGILVLSGIVLLPVLLPVAVTAKAATASSNTTSNGTFSDLDKLSLGNVADKNSRLWAFLIATYWVSIVAYYLLWKAYKHVSALRVAALISPEVRAEQFAVLVRDIPPVPGAQTMKEQVDSYFKSIYPDAFYRSMIVTNNKEVNKIYEELEGYKKKLVRAETIYAESKTTGKPEGVRPTNKTGFLGLLGEKVDSIEYYSQKISELTPKLEVEQKATLRDKQQAAALVFFTNRVTAASAAQSLHATMLDTWNVMDAPEPRQIIWTNLKIKFFERQIRQYIIYIIVALTIFFYMIPITFVSAFTTLENLKKYLPFLKPIVNIAAIRTVLEAYLPQIALIVFLALLPKLLLFLSKLEGIPSQSHIERAASGKYFYFTVLNVFIGVTVGGTLFATFKEIEKEPNSLLTVLAASLPGNATFFLTYVALKFFVGYGLELSRIVPLIIFHLKRKYLCKTEAEVKEAWFPGDLKYATRVPGDMLIVTITLCYSVIAPLIIPFGVVYFGLGWLILRNQALKVYVPSYESYGRMWPHMHLRILAALVLYQLTMLAYFGAKKFVYAPFLVPLIISSLIFAYVCNKKFYRFFCCPALEVASHELKETLHMERIFRTYVPPSLCSEKVEDDRFEDALSHVSRAGSFA; this is encoded by the exons ATGGATTTCAGCTCGTTCCTGACGTCGCTGACCACGTCCTTCGTGATCTTCGTCGTCCTCATGGTCCTCTTCGCGTGGCTCTCCAGCAAGCCCGGGAACAAGGTGGTGTACTACCCCAACCGCCTCCTCAAGGGCATGGACCCCTTCGAGGGCGGCAACTACGCCTCCCGCAACCCCTTCTCCTGGATCCGCGAGGCCCTCTCCTCCTCCGAGCAGGACGTCATCGCCGTGTCCGGCGTCGACACCGCCGTCTACTTCGTCTTCCTCAGCACCG TGTTGGGAATATTAGTTTTATCCGGCATTGTGCTCCTACCGGTTCTTCTACCTGTTGCTGTCACTGCCAAAGCTGCAACCGCATCATCAAACACAACCAGCAATGGGACATTCAGTGATCTTGACAAGTTGTCATTGGGAAATGTGGCA GATAAAAATTCAAGGTTGTGGGCATTCCTGATAGCTACTTACTGGGTCTCAATTGTTGCATACTACCTGTTGTGGAAGGCATACAAACacgtttcagctttgagagtaGCTGCTTTAATATCTCCCGAAGTGAGAGCAGAGCAATTTGCTGTCCTTGTGAGAGACATACCTCCTGTCCCAGGAGCTCAAACTATGAAGGAACAAGTTGATTCATATTTCAAGTCTATTTATCCCGATGCATTTTACAGGTCGATGATAGTGACTAATAATAAAGAG GTTAACAAAATCTATGAAGAGTTGGAAGGGTACAAGAAAAAGCTTGTACGCGCTGAAACAATTTATGCAGAATCAAAGACAACTGGCAAACCTGAAGGAGTAAGACCCACAAACAAAACCGGCTTCCTAGGTCTTCTTGGGGAAAAGGTGGACAGTATAGAATACTACAGCCAGAAGATCAGTGAACTGACtccaaagcttgaagttgagcAGAAAGCCACCTTGAGAGATAAGCAGCAGGCAGCGGCTCTGGTCTTCTTTACTAACAGGGTGACCGCGGCCTCTGCAGCACAGAGCCTGCACGCCACAATGCTTGACACATGGAATGTGATGGATGCACCTGAACCTCGTCAAATCATATGGACTAATCTTAAAATTAAGTTTTTCGAGCGACAGATACGGCAGTACATTATCTACATTATAGTGGCTCTGACCATATTCTTCTACATGATTCCGATCACATTTGTTTCCGCCTTTACGACTCTGGAAAATCTGAAGAAATATCTCCCGTTTTTGAAGCCGATTGTGAACATTGCAGCGATCAGAACTGTGTTGGAAGCTTATCTCCCTCAGATTGCGCTCATTGTGTTCCTGGCTTTGTTGCCCAAGTTGCTGTTGTTTCTGTCAAAGCTAGAGGGGATTCCTTCCCAGAGCCATATAGAACGTGCTGCCTCTGGAAAATACTTCTACTTCACGGTCTTGAATGTGTTTATTGGCGTTACTGTGGGTGGAACCTTGTTTGCTACATTcaaagagattgagaaagaGCCCAACTCTCTCCTCACAGTACTGGCGGCCAGTCTACCTGGAAATgcaacatttttcctcacttaTGTTGCTTTGAA GTTCTTTGTTGGCTACGGTCTCGAGCTTTCTCGGATTGTTCCTCTGATTATTTTTCACTTGAAGAGGAAATACCTTTGCAAGACTGAAGCTGAAGTCAAAGAAGCATGGTTTCCTGGAGATCTAAAATACGCGACCAGAGTTCCTGGAGACATGCTGATCGTCACGATTACCCTCTGCTATTCTGTCATTGCTCCTCTGATCATCCCATTTGGTGTTGTATACTTCGGCTTAGGATGGCTTATTCTTCGAAATCAG GCACTTAAGGTTTATGTTCCATCCTATGAGAGTTACGGAAGAATGTGGCCGCACATGCATTTGCGAATCCTAGCTGCTCTTGTCCTTTACCAGCTCACTATGCTTGCCTACTTTGGGGCAAAGAAATTCGTCTATGCGCCTTTCCTGGTGCCGCTGATCATCTCGAGCCTTATCTTTGCCTACGTGTGTAACAAGAAGTTCTATCGCTTCTTCTGCTGCCCGGCGCTGGAAGTTGCCTCACACGAGCTGAAGGAGACGCTGCACATGGAGCGCATCTTCCGAACTTATGTCCCTCCCAGCTTGTGCTCGGAGAAGGTGGAAGATGACCGCTTCGAGGATGCTCTGTCTCATGTTTCAAGGGCGGGCTCGTTTGCTTGA